The Actinomycetes bacterium genomic sequence TGCCGACGCGCCCGACGCGCACGCCGTCGAGCCTCGCGAGCGCGGCCTGGGTGATCTGCACGTCGGCGTCGCACCGCAGGATCAGGACCTGCATCTGGCCCTGCTCCTCGACTGCGACCGACTTCACGCCGGCGATCTGACCAAGATCGGTGACCGCGGTATCGGCGACGCCGTACGTCTCGATCTCGACGACGCTGCCGACGGAGACCAGGCGCTTGAGGTGCTCGGGCGTGCCCTCGGCGACGATCTCGCCGGCCCGGATCACCGCGATCCGGTCGCACAGCTCGTCTGCCTCGAACATGTAGTGAGTGGTGAGCAGCACCGTCTTGCCGACGTCGCTCAGCGCGGAGATCGTCGCGCGCAGCTCGCGGGCGCCGACCGGGTCGATGCCGATAGACGGCTCGTCGAGGAACAGGACGTCCGGGTCGTGGAGGAGGCCGCGCGCGATGTGCAGGCGCTGGCGCATGCCACGGGAGAAGCCCTCGACCCGTTCGCGCTCGCGCCCGGTCAGCCCCACCAGCTCGAGCAGCTCGGCGATCCGCGCCTTCTGCTCCCGCGGCGGCACGCCGTAGAGCTCGGAGAAGTAGCGGAGGTTGTCGAGCGCCGACAGCCGCTCGTAGAGGCCGCGATCGCCCCCGAACACGTAGCCGATCCGCCGGCGCACCTCGCGCACGTCGTCGACCACGTCGTAACCGAGTACTCGTGCCATGCCCGCGGTCGGCAGGAGCAGCGTGATCAGCATCTTGATCGTCGTCGTCTTGCCGGCCCCGTTCGGGCCGAGCAGCCCGAACAGCTCGCCGCGCTCGATGTCGAAGCTGACCCCGCGGACCGCCTCGACCTCGGTCGCCGTACGACGGAGCGCGCCGGTTCGGGTGTTGAAGGTACGGCGCAG encodes the following:
- a CDS encoding ABC transporter ATP-binding protein → MTAVEARDLRRTFNTRTGALRRTATEVEAVRGVSFDIERGELFGLLGPNGAGKTTTIKMLITLLLPTAGMARVLGYDVVDDVREVRRRIGYVFGGDRGLYERLSALDNLRYFSELYGVPPREQKARIAELLELVGLTGRERERVEGFSRGMRQRLHIARGLLHDPDVLFLDEPSIGIDPVGARELRATISALSDVGKTVLLTTHYMFEADELCDRIAVIRAGEIVAEGTPEHLKRLVSVGSVVEIETYGVADTAVTDLGQIAGVKSVAVEEQGQMQVLILRCDADVQITQAALARLDGVRVGRVG